From Micromonospora rhizosphaerae, the proteins below share one genomic window:
- a CDS encoding ABC transporter ATP-binding protein, with protein sequence MAGGGMAGWSMLRSMRDRDQISTHQLKRGTAKRIIDFARPYRRDIMIFLVTVVLAAIIGVATPVLAGDVINAINRGGSEAGSLVVRLALVIAALAVADALLSLAQRWYSARIGEGIILDLRTRVYDHVQRMPLQFFTRTQTGALVSRLNNDVLGAQRAFTSTLSGVVSNVIQLVLTAGVMFTLSWQITTLSLILLPIFIIPARRVGRRLAEITREAYNLDAKMNATMTERFGVAGALLVKLFGSPEVEARRFAGRAERVRDIGIMSAMYSRTFFVAMLLVASLAQALTYGLGGWLAVTGAASAGTVVTLALLLTRLYGPLTALSNVRVDVMSALVSFDRVFEVLDLRPGIEERPDAVPVPRANGRVEFRDVRFRYPSADEVSLASLEDVAALDRTVNEPVLKGVSFTVEPGQMVALVGPSGAGKSTLSMLISRIYDVTDGQVLVGGVDIRDATLASLRDEIGVVTQDSHLFHETIAENLRYAKPDATDDEIWAALAGAQVADLVRSLPDGLQTMVGERGYRFSGGEKQRIAIARLLLKAPSIVILDEATAHLDSESEAAVQRALSVALSGRTALVIAHRLSTVRDADQILVLDEGRIVERGRHDELVAVGGLYAELYRTQFAVADSPAPYADATGPESVITMPMGTYVADEAMPPAAAN encoded by the coding sequence ATGGCCGGTGGCGGCATGGCCGGCTGGAGCATGCTCCGGTCGATGCGCGACCGCGACCAGATCTCCACCCATCAGCTCAAGCGCGGCACCGCCAAGCGGATCATCGACTTCGCCCGGCCGTACCGGCGCGACATCATGATCTTCCTGGTCACCGTGGTGCTGGCCGCGATCATCGGGGTCGCCACGCCGGTGCTCGCCGGTGACGTGATCAACGCGATCAACCGCGGCGGCTCCGAGGCTGGGTCGCTGGTCGTCCGCCTGGCGCTGGTCATCGCCGCGCTGGCGGTGGCGGACGCGCTGCTCTCGTTGGCCCAGCGCTGGTACTCCGCCCGGATCGGCGAGGGCATCATCCTCGACCTGCGGACCCGGGTCTACGACCACGTCCAGCGGATGCCGCTGCAGTTCTTCACCCGCACCCAGACCGGCGCCCTGGTGAGCCGGCTCAACAACGACGTGCTGGGCGCCCAGCGGGCGTTCACCTCGACGCTCTCCGGCGTGGTCAGCAACGTCATCCAGTTGGTGCTCACCGCCGGCGTGATGTTCACCCTCTCCTGGCAGATCACCACGCTCTCGCTGATCCTGCTGCCGATCTTCATCATCCCGGCTCGCCGGGTCGGCCGGCGGCTCGCCGAGATCACCCGCGAGGCGTACAACCTCGACGCGAAGATGAACGCGACGATGACCGAGCGGTTCGGCGTGGCCGGGGCGCTGCTGGTCAAGCTCTTCGGCTCGCCGGAGGTCGAGGCGCGTCGCTTCGCCGGCCGGGCGGAACGGGTCCGCGACATCGGCATCATGTCCGCCATGTACTCGCGGACCTTCTTCGTGGCGATGCTGCTGGTCGCTTCGCTGGCCCAGGCGCTCACCTACGGCCTCGGCGGCTGGCTCGCCGTCACCGGCGCGGCCAGTGCCGGCACCGTGGTCACCCTCGCCCTGCTGCTCACCCGCCTCTACGGCCCGCTGACCGCGCTCTCCAACGTCCGGGTCGACGTGATGAGCGCCCTGGTCTCCTTCGACCGGGTCTTCGAGGTGCTCGACCTGCGCCCCGGCATCGAGGAGAGGCCGGACGCCGTGCCCGTGCCGCGCGCCAACGGCCGGGTCGAGTTCCGCGACGTGCGGTTCCGCTACCCGAGCGCGGACGAGGTGTCGCTGGCCTCCCTGGAGGACGTCGCCGCCCTCGACCGCACGGTCAACGAACCGGTGCTCAAGGGCGTCTCGTTCACCGTCGAGCCCGGGCAGATGGTCGCGCTGGTCGGCCCCTCCGGCGCCGGCAAGTCGACGCTGTCCATGCTGATCTCCCGGATCTACGACGTCACCGACGGCCAGGTGCTGGTCGGCGGGGTCGATATCCGGGACGCCACCCTGGCCTCGCTGCGCGACGAGATCGGCGTGGTCACTCAGGACTCCCACCTGTTCCACGAGACCATCGCGGAGAACCTCCGCTACGCCAAGCCGGACGCCACCGACGACGAGATCTGGGCCGCCCTCGCGGGCGCGCAGGTCGCCGACCTGGTCCGTTCCCTGCCCGACGGCCTTCAGACCATGGTCGGCGAGCGGGGCTACCGCTTCTCCGGCGGCGAGAAGCAGCGCATCGCGATCGCGCGGCTGCTGCTCAAGGCGCCGTCGATCGTGATCCTCGACGAGGCCACCGCGCACCTGGACTCGGAGAGCGAGGCGGCGGTGCAGCGGGCGCTGTCGGTGGCGCTGAGCGGGCGTACCGCGCTGGTGATCGCGCACCGGCTCTCCACCGTCCGCGACGCCGACCAGATCCTCGTCCTCGACGAGGGGCGGATCGTCGAGCGGGGCCGGCACGACGAGCTGGTCGCCGTGGGCGGCCTCTACGCCGAGCTCTACCGCACCCAGTTCGCGGTCGCCGACTCGCCCGCCCCGTACGCGGACGCGACCGGTCCCGAATCGGTGATCACGATGCCGATGGGGACGTACGTCGCCGACGAGGCGATGCCGCCCGCCGCGGCGAACTGA
- a CDS encoding enoyl-CoA hydratase/isomerase family protein, translated as MTAETAGVRLDCDGPVATVTLCRPDVLNAQTPTMWRAMSDFSRELPGDVRVVVVRGEGRAFSAGLDLSVAGASGPGSFAELSTLPEQECADRIVEFQAGFTWLHRPDVISVAAVQGHAIGAGFQLALACDLRVLAEDAKLSMAEVTLGLVPDLAGTKRLVELVGYSRALEICTTGRRMDAAEADRIGLATLVVPNAELDAAVRDLTAGLLANNRDAVVEIKALLAGAAGRSHAEQQRAEREAQTRRLRDLAGRGE; from the coding sequence GTGACCGCCGAGACGGCCGGGGTACGACTCGACTGCGACGGGCCGGTCGCGACGGTGACGTTGTGCCGGCCCGACGTGCTCAACGCGCAGACCCCGACCATGTGGCGCGCGATGAGCGACTTCTCCCGGGAGCTGCCCGGCGACGTACGGGTCGTCGTGGTGCGCGGCGAGGGGCGGGCGTTCTCCGCCGGTCTCGACCTGTCGGTGGCCGGCGCCTCCGGGCCGGGCTCCTTCGCCGAGCTGTCTACTTTGCCCGAGCAGGAGTGCGCGGACCGGATCGTCGAGTTCCAGGCCGGCTTCACCTGGCTGCACCGGCCCGACGTGATCTCGGTGGCCGCCGTGCAGGGGCACGCCATCGGCGCCGGCTTCCAGCTCGCCCTCGCCTGCGACCTGCGGGTCCTCGCCGAGGATGCCAAGCTCTCCATGGCCGAGGTCACTCTCGGCCTGGTCCCCGACCTCGCCGGCACCAAGCGCCTGGTCGAGCTGGTCGGCTACTCCCGGGCGCTGGAGATCTGCACCACCGGCCGCCGGATGGACGCCGCCGAGGCGGACCGGATCGGGCTGGCCACCCTCGTCGTGCCCAACGCCGAGTTGGACGCCGCGGTGCGGGACCTGACCGCCGGCCTGCTGGCCAACAACCGGGATGCCGTGGTGGAGATCAAGGCGCTGCTGGCCGGCGCCGCCGGTCGGTCCCACGCCGAGCAGCAGCGCGCCGAGCGGGAGGCGCAGACCCGCCGGCTGCGTGATCTCGCCGGGCGGGGAGAATAG
- a CDS encoding helix-turn-helix domain-containing protein: MAATGTATSTEKGRRIVGAERQTLAKDLVKRYTSGESIRALAASTGRSYGFIHRVLTESGVQLRQRGGARRRKKA; encoded by the coding sequence ATGGCAGCCACTGGCACAGCCACCAGCACTGAGAAGGGTCGCCGGATCGTCGGAGCCGAGCGTCAGACGCTCGCCAAGGACCTGGTAAAGCGGTACACCTCGGGTGAGAGCATCCGTGCGCTCGCGGCCTCGACCGGCCGGTCCTACGGGTTCATCCACCGGGTGCTCACCGAGTCCGGGGTGCAGCTGCGGCAGCGTGGCGGTGCCCGGCGCCGCAAGAAGGCGTGA
- a CDS encoding ABC-F family ATP-binding cassette domain-containing protein, with the protein MITATGLELRAGSRILLSDTTLRVQPGDRIGLVGRNGAGKTTTLKVLAGEGQPYAGQIDRRSAIGYLPQDPRTGDLEVTGRDRVLSARGLDLLMAQMKEMEARLAEDADEKLVRRYGALEDQFAALGGYAAEAEAARICANLGLPDRALAQTIGTLSGGQRRRIELARILFRDAGENGGGILLLDEPTNHLDADSITWLRGFLANHKGGLIVISHDASLLESVVNKVWFLDATRSVVDVYNLGWKAYLEARETDERRRRRERANAEKKAGALMAQADKMRAKATKTVAAQNMARRAEKLLAGLDEVRVADKVAKVRFPTPAPCGRTPLTATGLSKSYGSLEIFTDVDVAVDRGSRVAILGLNGAGKTTLLRILGGLLEPDTGAVRPGHGLRLGYYAQEHETLDVDRTILEHMRSAAPEQTDTDLRKILGAFLFSGEDVDKPAGVLSGGEKTRLALATLVCSGANVLLLDEPTNNLDPVSREQVLDAIARYPGAIVLVTHDPGAVTALKPDRAILLPDGDEDAWSDDLLELVELA; encoded by the coding sequence ATGATCACTGCCACCGGCCTGGAACTGCGCGCCGGTTCCCGGATCCTGCTGTCCGACACCACCCTGCGGGTGCAGCCGGGCGACCGGATCGGCCTGGTCGGGCGCAACGGCGCCGGCAAGACCACCACCCTGAAGGTGCTGGCGGGGGAGGGGCAGCCGTACGCCGGGCAGATCGACCGGCGCAGCGCCATCGGCTACCTGCCGCAGGACCCGCGCACCGGTGACCTGGAGGTCACCGGGCGGGATCGGGTGCTCTCCGCCCGGGGCCTGGACCTGCTCATGGCGCAGATGAAGGAGATGGAGGCCCGGCTCGCCGAGGACGCCGACGAGAAGCTGGTCCGCCGCTACGGCGCGCTGGAGGACCAGTTCGCCGCCCTCGGCGGGTACGCGGCCGAGGCCGAGGCCGCGCGGATCTGCGCCAACCTGGGTCTGCCGGACCGCGCCCTGGCGCAGACCATCGGCACCCTCTCCGGTGGCCAGCGCCGCCGGATCGAGCTGGCCCGGATCCTGTTCCGCGACGCCGGCGAGAACGGCGGCGGCATCCTGCTCCTCGACGAGCCCACCAACCACCTGGACGCCGACTCGATCACCTGGCTGCGCGGCTTCCTCGCCAACCACAAGGGCGGCCTGATCGTGATCTCCCACGACGCCTCGCTGCTGGAGTCGGTGGTCAACAAGGTCTGGTTCCTCGACGCCACCCGTTCCGTGGTGGACGTCTACAACCTGGGCTGGAAGGCGTACCTGGAGGCGCGGGAGACCGACGAGCGGCGCCGGCGCCGGGAGCGGGCCAACGCCGAGAAGAAGGCCGGCGCGCTGATGGCCCAGGCGGACAAGATGCGCGCCAAGGCCACCAAGACCGTCGCCGCGCAGAACATGGCCCGCCGCGCCGAGAAGCTGTTGGCCGGCCTGGACGAGGTACGCGTCGCCGACAAGGTGGCCAAGGTGCGCTTCCCCACCCCTGCCCCGTGCGGCAGGACCCCGCTCACCGCGACCGGCCTCTCCAAGTCGTACGGGTCGCTGGAGATCTTCACCGACGTCGACGTCGCGGTGGACCGCGGCTCCCGGGTGGCCATCCTGGGGCTCAACGGCGCCGGCAAGACGACCCTGCTGCGGATTCTCGGCGGCCTGCTGGAGCCGGACACCGGCGCGGTGCGCCCGGGCCACGGGCTGCGGCTGGGCTACTACGCCCAGGAGCACGAGACGCTGGACGTGGACCGGACGATCCTGGAGCACATGCGCAGCGCCGCGCCGGAGCAGACCGACACCGACCTGCGCAAGATCCTCGGTGCGTTCCTCTTCTCCGGGGAGGACGTGGACAAGCCGGCCGGGGTGCTCTCCGGCGGCGAGAAGACCCGGCTGGCCCTGGCCACGCTTGTCTGCTCGGGCGCCAACGTGCTGCTGCTGGACGAGCCGACCAACAACCTCGACCCGGTCAGCCGCGAGCAGGTGCTCGACGCGATCGCCCGGTACCCGGGCGCGATCGTGCTGGTCACCCACGACCCGGGCGCCGTCACCGCGCTCAAGCCGGACCGCGCCATCCTGCTCCCCGACGGCGACGAGGACGCCTGGAGCGACGACCTCCTTGAACTGGTCGAACTTGCCTGA
- the ypfJ gene encoding KPN_02809 family neutral zinc metallopeptidase — protein sequence MELNENARIDTSQVDDRRGSGGGGGMGIPIPIGGGRGGIVGIIIAVLVALIGGGFGLNAATNGGSDDQGDNTSLEQKCSAEDRLQQLDCRNTLYVNSIQAYWRKAMPEAFGDQYQAAKTVFFSQGVNTGCGQADSGVGPFYCPADDRVYIDLTFYRLLADQLGAEGEFAQPYVLAHEYGHHVQDLLGTEAQMRRQQQRDPNNANALSVKLELQADCYAGAWAKNATGTADEQGQKVFKSITEQDIQQAIDTAEKIGDDAIQKRSGRPVNPDEFTHGTSEQRKQWFTKGYSTGDPKSCDTFGNSR from the coding sequence ATGGAGCTGAACGAGAACGCGCGGATCGACACCAGCCAGGTGGATGATCGGCGGGGGTCCGGCGGAGGCGGCGGGATGGGGATACCGATCCCGATCGGCGGCGGCCGGGGGGGCATCGTCGGCATCATCATCGCCGTGCTCGTCGCCCTCATCGGCGGCGGTTTCGGCCTCAACGCGGCGACCAACGGGGGCTCGGACGACCAGGGCGACAACACCTCGCTGGAGCAGAAGTGCTCGGCCGAGGACCGGCTCCAGCAGCTCGACTGCCGCAACACGCTCTACGTCAACTCGATCCAGGCGTACTGGCGCAAGGCCATGCCGGAGGCCTTCGGCGATCAGTACCAGGCCGCCAAGACCGTCTTCTTCAGCCAGGGCGTCAACACCGGCTGCGGGCAGGCGGACTCCGGCGTCGGGCCGTTCTACTGCCCGGCCGACGACCGGGTCTACATCGACCTGACCTTCTACCGGTTGCTCGCCGACCAACTCGGCGCCGAGGGCGAGTTCGCCCAGCCGTACGTGCTGGCCCACGAGTACGGCCACCACGTGCAGGACCTGCTCGGCACCGAGGCGCAGATGCGGCGCCAGCAGCAGCGCGACCCGAACAACGCCAACGCGCTCTCGGTGAAGCTGGAGCTGCAGGCCGACTGCTACGCCGGCGCGTGGGCCAAGAACGCCACCGGCACCGCCGACGAGCAGGGCCAGAAGGTCTTCAAGAGCATCACCGAGCAGGACATCCAGCAGGCGATCGACACCGCCGAGAAGATCGGCGACGACGCGATCCAGAAGCGCTCAGGCCGGCCGGTGAACCCGGACGAGTTCACCCACGGCACCTCCGAGCAGCGCAAGCAGTGGTTCACCAAGGGGTACTCGACCGGGGACCCGAAGTCCTGCGACACCTTCGGCAACAGCCGGTAG
- a CDS encoding YybH family protein: MTSIEAQILRTVLDQWRSAVNAHDPDRVASYFTDDAIFQGLHPYSVGREGVAEYYASQPIGMTAAYDIRETRRLADDLVLGYLSVDFAFTDRPVLTGYLSVIVRRIGDAWFISHYQVSRLE; this comes from the coding sequence ATGACCAGCATCGAGGCCCAGATCCTGCGTACCGTCCTCGACCAGTGGAGGTCCGCCGTCAACGCCCACGACCCCGATCGGGTCGCGTCGTACTTCACCGACGACGCGATCTTCCAAGGCCTGCACCCGTACAGTGTCGGCCGCGAAGGCGTTGCCGAGTATTACGCCTCCCAGCCGATCGGCATGACTGCCGCGTACGACATTCGGGAGACCCGGCGCCTCGCCGACGACCTTGTCCTCGGTTACCTGAGTGTCGACTTCGCCTTCACCGACCGGCCGGTCCTGACCGGTTACCTCAGCGTGATCGTGCGACGGATCGGCGACGCCTGGTTCATCAGCCACTACCAGGTATCGCGGCTCGAATAA
- a CDS encoding acVLRF1 family peptidyl-tRNA hydrolase — translation MTSRPAAGGGRWVEVDPARVARWVEGFADRHGPPTTTVQEYGLLLSAPDGATAELHTPPGAAAATDVPGFVVAAAAPRRLGLLLARKGAVAVGVAAGTDLVVSKVDTRYVQGRTAAGGWSQQRFARRRDNQAKAALGDAVELAVRLLLPEAATLSALVCGGDRRSVDTVLADRRLAPLAALRAERLLDVPEPRQAVLVGAIAAARAVRILVRDPDRAG, via the coding sequence GTGACCAGCCGACCCGCAGCCGGGGGCGGCCGGTGGGTCGAGGTCGACCCGGCCCGCGTCGCCCGCTGGGTCGAGGGCTTCGCCGACCGGCACGGCCCGCCCACCACGACCGTCCAGGAGTACGGCCTGCTGCTCTCCGCCCCGGACGGCGCGACCGCCGAGCTGCACACCCCGCCTGGGGCGGCGGCCGCCACCGACGTGCCCGGATTCGTGGTCGCCGCCGCCGCACCACGCCGGCTCGGCTTGCTGCTCGCCCGAAAGGGCGCGGTGGCGGTCGGTGTCGCGGCGGGCACCGACCTGGTGGTCTCCAAGGTGGACACCCGGTACGTGCAGGGGCGCACCGCCGCGGGCGGGTGGTCCCAGCAGCGCTTCGCCCGGCGGCGGGACAACCAGGCGAAGGCGGCCCTGGGCGACGCGGTGGAGCTGGCCGTACGGCTGCTGTTGCCGGAGGCGGCGACGCTGAGCGCCCTGGTCTGCGGGGGCGACCGGCGGTCCGTGGACACCGTGCTGGCCGACCGGCGGCTCGCCCCGCTCGCCGCGCTGCGCGCCGAGCGGTTGCTCGACGTGCCCGAGCCCCGGCAAGCGGTGCTGGTGGGTGCCATCGCCGCCGCCCGAGCCGTGCGCATCCTGGTCCGCGACCCCGACCGCGCCGGCTGA
- a CDS encoding LysE family transporter: MTAAFVAGLLAGYGVAIPVGAIAVLILGLSARTSFRVGAAAALAVATADGLYAAVAALGGAALAGLVGPVADPLRWIAAGVLLVLAGHGAWRALRPRPAEPGRSGGTTGLSTPGRAFAALLALTLLNPMTIVYFAALVLGRRDAGDLSAVTAALFVAGAFLASASWQLLVAGGGTLVGRALAGPRGRTATALASSALIAALAVDMLPPG, from the coding sequence ATGACCGCCGCGTTCGTGGCCGGCCTGCTCGCCGGCTACGGCGTCGCCATTCCCGTCGGCGCGATCGCCGTGCTGATCCTCGGGCTCAGTGCCCGTACCTCCTTCCGGGTCGGCGCCGCCGCGGCGCTCGCGGTGGCCACCGCGGACGGGCTCTACGCCGCCGTGGCCGCGCTCGGCGGTGCCGCGCTGGCCGGTCTGGTCGGGCCGGTCGCCGACCCGCTGCGCTGGATCGCGGCCGGAGTGCTCCTAGTGCTGGCCGGACACGGCGCCTGGCGGGCGCTGCGGCCCAGGCCGGCGGAGCCCGGCCGGTCCGGTGGAACCACGGGGCTGAGCACGCCCGGGCGTGCGTTCGCCGCGCTGCTGGCGCTCACCCTGCTGAACCCGATGACCATCGTCTACTTCGCCGCGCTCGTGCTCGGTCGTCGGGACGCCGGTGACCTCAGCGCCGTGACAGCGGCGCTCTTCGTGGCGGGCGCCTTCCTGGCGTCGGCGAGTTGGCAGCTGCTCGTGGCCGGTGGTGGGACCCTGGTCGGGCGTGCGCTCGCCGGGCCTCGCGGCCGGACGGCCACCGCCCTGGCCTCCAGCGCTCTGATCGCCGCGCTGGCGGTCGACATGCTGCCGCCCGGCTGA
- a CDS encoding metal-sulfur cluster assembly factor: MSSEETATAATPAADGGKASVADIEEAMKDVVDPELGINVVDLGLVYGVHVDEDNVATLDMTLTSAACPLTDVIEDQARQALTTGPGGGLVNDIRINWVWLPPWGPDKITDEGREQLRSLGFNV; this comes from the coding sequence ATGAGTAGCGAGGAAACCGCCACCGCGGCGACGCCGGCGGCCGACGGCGGCAAGGCCAGCGTCGCCGACATCGAGGAGGCGATGAAGGACGTCGTCGACCCGGAGCTGGGCATCAACGTGGTCGACCTCGGCCTGGTGTACGGCGTGCACGTGGACGAGGACAACGTGGCCACGCTGGACATGACGCTGACCTCGGCGGCCTGCCCGCTCACCGACGTGATCGAGGACCAGGCCCGGCAGGCGCTGACCACCGGGCCGGGCGGCGGACTGGTCAACGACATCCGGATCAACTGGGTCTGGCTGCCGCCGTGGGGCCCGGACAAGATCACCGACGAGGGCCGGGAGCAGCTCCGCTCCCTCGGCTTCAACGTCTGA
- the sufU gene encoding Fe-S cluster assembly sulfur transfer protein SufU, with translation MQLDQLYQEIILDHYKHPHGRGLRDADDPADRVAEAHHVNPTCGDEVTVRVATDGDVLHDISYDGMGCSISQASASVLHELLRGRGAGEAFAVHEAFVELMSGRGQVAPDEDVLGDGVAFAGVARYPARVKCALLPWMAFKDAAARAGVGMSSTEVKA, from the coding sequence ATGCAGCTCGACCAGCTCTACCAGGAGATCATCCTGGATCACTACAAGCACCCGCACGGGCGTGGCCTGCGCGACGCCGACGACCCGGCCGACCGGGTCGCCGAGGCGCACCACGTCAACCCGACCTGCGGCGACGAGGTCACCGTCCGGGTGGCCACCGACGGCGACGTGCTCCACGACATCTCGTACGACGGCATGGGCTGCTCGATCAGTCAGGCCTCGGCGAGCGTGCTGCACGAGCTGTTGCGCGGTCGGGGCGCGGGCGAGGCGTTCGCCGTGCACGAGGCGTTCGTCGAGTTGATGTCCGGCCGTGGCCAGGTCGCGCCGGACGAGGACGTGCTCGGTGACGGGGTGGCGTTCGCGGGTGTCGCGCGCTACCCGGCCCGGGTCAAGTGCGCGCTGCTGCCGTGGATGGCGTTCAAGGACGCCGCGGCACGCGCCGGCGTGGGCATGAGTTCAACGGAGGTGAAGGCATGA
- a CDS encoding cysteine desulfurase — MTTIAIPEGMPQYDDVPRFDVSKVRADFPILDREINGHRLVYLDSANTSHKPRQVLDVLAEHYAMHNANVSRSVHTLGTEATEAYEGARAKIAAFINAPSPDEVVFTKNSTEAINLVAYAFSNASLRPDADPRFRIGPGDEIVISEMEHHSNIVPWQLLAERTGATLRWFPVTEQGRLDESGLADLVTERTKIVSLVHMSNILGTVNATSRITQRVREVGALLLLDCSQSVPHMPMDVVDYDADFIAFTGHKMCGPTGIGVLWGRSELLAAMPPVFGGGSMIETVGMERSTFAAPPARFEAGTPPIAEAVALGAAVDYLTGIGMRAIQWHEKALTAYALDALATVPGLRIFGPTVPVGRGGTISFALGDIHPHDVGQVLDSLGVQVRVGHHCAKPVCSRFGVPAMTRASFYLYTTTEEIDALVAGLEQARKVFD, encoded by the coding sequence ATGACCACCATCGCCATCCCCGAGGGGATGCCGCAGTACGACGACGTGCCGCGTTTCGACGTGTCCAAGGTGCGCGCGGACTTCCCGATCCTCGATCGGGAGATCAACGGGCACCGGCTGGTCTATCTCGACAGCGCCAACACCTCGCACAAGCCGCGGCAGGTGCTCGACGTGCTCGCCGAGCACTACGCGATGCACAACGCCAACGTGTCGCGCTCGGTGCACACGCTGGGCACCGAGGCGACCGAGGCGTACGAGGGGGCGCGGGCGAAGATCGCCGCGTTCATCAACGCGCCGAGTCCGGACGAGGTGGTGTTCACCAAGAACTCCACCGAGGCGATCAACCTCGTGGCGTACGCGTTCTCCAACGCCTCGCTGCGGCCCGACGCCGACCCGCGGTTCCGGATCGGCCCGGGCGACGAGATCGTGATCTCCGAGATGGAGCACCACTCGAACATCGTCCCGTGGCAGCTGCTGGCCGAGCGGACCGGCGCGACCCTGCGCTGGTTCCCGGTCACCGAGCAGGGCCGGCTGGACGAGTCGGGGCTGGCGGACCTGGTCACCGAGCGGACGAAGATCGTCTCGCTGGTGCACATGTCCAACATCCTCGGCACGGTCAACGCCACCTCGCGGATCACCCAGCGGGTTCGGGAGGTCGGCGCGCTGCTGCTGCTCGACTGCTCGCAGTCGGTGCCGCACATGCCGATGGACGTGGTCGACTACGACGCCGACTTCATCGCCTTCACCGGGCACAAGATGTGCGGCCCGACCGGCATCGGGGTGCTCTGGGGCCGGTCCGAGCTGCTCGCCGCGATGCCCCCGGTGTTCGGCGGCGGCTCGATGATCGAGACCGTCGGCATGGAGCGGTCGACCTTCGCCGCGCCGCCGGCCCGGTTCGAGGCGGGCACCCCGCCGATCGCCGAGGCGGTGGCGCTCGGCGCGGCGGTGGACTACCTCACCGGGATCGGCATGCGGGCCATCCAGTGGCACGAGAAGGCGCTGACCGCGTACGCGCTGGACGCCCTCGCCACCGTGCCCGGCCTGCGGATCTTCGGGCCGACGGTGCCGGTCGGCCGGGGCGGGACCATCTCGTTCGCGCTCGGCGACATCCACCCGCACGACGTGGGCCAGGTGCTCGACTCGCTCGGCGTGCAGGTCCGGGTGGGCCACCACTGCGCCAAGCCGGTGTGCAGCCGGTTCGGCGTGCCGGCCATGACGCGGGCGTCGTTCTACCTGTACACCACCACGGAGGAGATCGACGCCCTGGTGGCGGGTCTGGAGCAGGCGCGGAAGGTGTTCGACTGA
- the sufC gene encoding Fe-S cluster assembly ATPase SufC, translating to MSTLEIRDLKVSVKLPEGELKPILAGVDLTVKSGETHAIMGPNGSGKSTLAYSIAGHPKYEITGGSVTLDGEDVLAMSVDERARAGLFLAMQYPVEVPGVSVANFLRTAKTAIDGEAPKLRTWGGELRGAMERLQMDPAFAQRNVNEGFSGGEKKRHEIVQLELLKPKMAILDETDSGLDVDALRVVSEGVNRVRDTGDTGLLLITHYTRILRYIKPDFVHVFVAGRIVEQGGPELADKLEDEGYERYVAGAGSARA from the coding sequence ATGAGCACCCTGGAGATCCGCGACCTGAAGGTGTCGGTCAAGCTGCCCGAGGGTGAGCTCAAGCCGATCCTGGCCGGTGTCGACCTGACCGTGAAGTCGGGCGAGACCCACGCGATCATGGGCCCGAACGGCTCCGGCAAGTCCACCCTGGCGTACTCGATCGCCGGCCACCCCAAGTACGAGATCACCGGCGGCTCGGTGACCCTCGACGGCGAGGACGTGCTGGCCATGTCCGTCGACGAGCGGGCCCGCGCCGGCCTCTTCCTGGCCATGCAGTACCCGGTCGAGGTCCCCGGCGTCTCGGTCGCCAACTTCCTGCGTACCGCCAAGACCGCCATCGACGGCGAGGCCCCGAAGCTGCGCACCTGGGGCGGCGAGCTGCGCGGCGCCATGGAGCGCCTCCAGATGGACCCGGCGTTCGCCCAGCGCAACGTCAACGAGGGCTTCTCCGGCGGTGAGAAGAAGCGGCACGAGATCGTGCAGCTGGAGCTGCTCAAGCCGAAGATGGCCATCCTCGACGAGACCGACTCCGGTCTGGACGTCGATGCGCTGCGCGTGGTCAGCGAGGGCGTGAACCGGGTCCGCGACACCGGCGACACCGGCCTGCTGCTGATCACCCACTACACCCGGATCCTGCGCTACATCAAGCCCGACTTCGTGCACGTCTTCGTCGCCGGCCGGATCGTCGAGCAGGGCGGCCCGGAGCTGGCCGACAAGCTCGAGGACGAGGGCTACGAGCGGTACGTCGCCGGGGCCGGTTCGGCGCGGGCCTGA
- a CDS encoding non-heme iron oxygenase ferredoxin subunit, with protein MIKICSTEDVPKGTAISADVDGTQIAIVHGEDDNFYAVYDECSHAAVALSEGEVDGCTLECWLHGSRFDLRTGEPTGLPATEPVPVYPVEVRDGDIYVSLTPSNGVTR; from the coding sequence ATGATCAAGATCTGCTCGACCGAGGACGTGCCGAAGGGCACCGCGATCAGCGCCGACGTGGACGGCACCCAGATCGCCATCGTGCACGGCGAGGACGACAACTTCTACGCCGTGTACGACGAGTGCTCGCACGCCGCGGTGGCCCTCTCCGAGGGCGAGGTCGACGGGTGCACGCTGGAATGCTGGCTGCACGGATCCCGTTTCGACCTGCGGACGGGTGAGCCCACCGGGCTGCCCGCGACCGAACCCGTTCCCGTCTATCCCGTCGAAGTCCGCGACGGCGACATCTACGTCAGCCTGACGCCGAGCAATGGAGTGACCCGATAA